The following proteins are encoded in a genomic region of Saccharopolyspora antimicrobica:
- the ehuD gene encoding ectoine/hydroxyectoine ABC transporter permease subunit EhuD, whose product MIWDWEFTGRVIPDVLRGLLVTFEATVLGSVVAFALGLLLALLRRSRIRAVSRATWLFIEFVRSTPLLVQLYFLFNVLPGIGLRFSSLTTGVIGLGVHYACYTAEVYRAGIDGVPRGQWEAATALSLPTYRVWTSVVLPQAIPRVLPALGNYTISMFKETPLLLAIGVLDLVGAAQEAGSDAYRYVEPLTLAGICFLLLSYPASLLVRRLEHRVGS is encoded by the coding sequence GTGATCTGGGACTGGGAGTTCACCGGCCGGGTGATCCCGGACGTCCTGCGCGGTCTGCTGGTGACCTTCGAGGCCACCGTGCTCGGTTCGGTCGTGGCGTTCGCGCTGGGTCTGCTGCTCGCCCTGCTGCGGCGGTCGCGGATCCGGGCGGTCAGTCGCGCGACCTGGCTGTTCATCGAGTTCGTGCGCAGCACCCCGCTGCTGGTGCAGCTGTACTTCCTGTTCAACGTGCTGCCGGGCATCGGCTTGCGGTTCTCGTCGCTGACCACCGGTGTGATCGGTCTCGGCGTGCACTACGCCTGCTACACGGCCGAGGTCTACCGCGCGGGGATCGACGGGGTGCCGCGCGGGCAGTGGGAGGCGGCGACGGCGTTGAGCCTGCCGACCTACCGGGTGTGGACGAGCGTGGTGCTCCCGCAGGCGATTCCGCGCGTGCTCCCCGCGCTGGGCAACTACACCATCTCGATGTTCAAGGAAACGCCGCTGCTGCTGGCGATCGGCGTGCTCGATCTGGTGGGTGCGGCGCAGGAAGCGGGATCCGACGCCTACCGCTACGTCGAACCGCTGACCCTGGCCGGCATCTGCTTCCT